From Pagrus major chromosome 18, Pma_NU_1.0, a single genomic window includes:
- the LOC141012969 gene encoding protocadherin alpha-3-like yields the protein MAAREQWDNIVGLFFTLLCLCDWSVAQISYSISEEVDKGTAVGNLAKDLNLSVQQLHSTGLQLTSVHNKRYFDINNESGVLFVNERIDREELCPNTVKCSLNIEAILSNPRSLHRIEVVINDINDNAPSFLEEITTIEMSESSYVGERHLLPIAHDADVGTNSVKTYKLNPNDHFSLDIQSSGDQSVSAELVLQKALDREKQAVIELTLTAIDGGKPPKTGTLQININVLDVNDNSPVFSKSLYKVQVVENANIGTTLLTLTATDLDDGVNGQLEYSIIGRGRLSPDDKFALNDNTGEITVKGNIDYEENQAYEVRVQARDKGTPPRIAHSKVLVEVIDVNDNAPEISVSSLMSPVKEDAEIGTAVAMVTITDKDGGKNGLTHCKITGSVPFKLKSNYKNYYSLLVDGPLDRESVSQYNVSITATDEGTPSLSSTNVINIHISDVNDNPPRFLEPVINVYVKENSPTGSTIYTLTTLDSDLNENAKATYHLINSSPKTTPIASMVTVNSETGDIVSLQSFNFEELKTFQFKVQATDSGVPPLSSNVTVNVLILDENDNNPTILAPYSEHGSVNSESIPYSAEAGYFVAKIRAVDADSGYNALLSYHLSEPKGNNLFRIGTSTGEIRTKRRMSDNDLKTHPLVVLVSDNGEPSLSATMSIDVVVVESTADIQTQFRHVPIKEESFSDLNLYLLIAIVSVSVIFLLSLISLIAVKCHRTDGNFSRYGAPMITTHPDGSWSYSKSTQQYDVCFSSDTLKSDVVVFPAPFPPVDGELISINGGDTFTRTQTLPNKEKVSHA from the coding sequence ATGGCTGCTCGGGAACAATGGGATAATATCGTGGGTCTGTTTTTCACTCTGCTTTGTCTCTGCGACTGGTCCGTGGCTCAGATATCCTACTCCATTTCAGAGGAGGTGGACAAAGGGACAGCGGTGGGAAATCTTGCTAAGGATTTAAATCTCAGTGTGCAGCAGCTCCACTCCACGGGTCTTCAGCTTACCTCTGTGCATAACAAACGGTATTTTGACATAAACAATGAATCTGGAGTACTTTTCGTTAACGAGCGGATAGATCGGGAGGAGCTTTGTCCTAATACGGTAAAGTGCTCTTTAAACATAGAGGCCATATTGAGTAACCCACGAAGCCTCCATCGAATTGAAGTTGTGATTAATGATATTAATGACAATGCTCCGTCTTTTCTGGAAGAAATAACCACAATAGAAATGTCTGAATCTTCATATGTTGGAGAAAGACATCTATTGCCGATAGCTCATGACGCAGATGTAGGAACTAATTCGGTAAAGACTTACAAATTAAACCCGAATGATCATTTCTCTTTGGATATACAGAGCAGTGGTGACCAGAGCGTGTCTGCTGAGTTAGTGCTGCAGAAAGCATTAGATCGAGAAAAACAGGCTGTTATTGAACTCACACTGACAGCGATAGATGGAGGAAAACCTCCCAAAACGGGGACTTTACAGATAAACATTAATGTCCTGGATGTAAATGACAATTCTCCCGTGTTCAGTAAATCTCTTTACAAGGTCCAAGTTgtagaaaatgcaaatattggCACGACGTTATTAACACTCACAGCTACTGATTTAGATGACGGTGTTAATGGTCAACTTGAATACTCTATTATAGGAAGGGGACGTTTAAGTCCTGATGACAAATTTGCCCTGAATGATAACACTGGAGAAATTACTGTAAAAGGCAATATTGATTATGAGGAAAATCAAGCATATGAGGTTCGTGTTCAAGCACGAGATAAAGGCACTCCTCCTCGCATTGCACACAGCAAGGTTTTAGTCGAAGTTATTGATGTCAATGACAATGCTCCAGAAATCTCCGTGTCTTCACTCATGAGTCCAGTGAAAGAGGACGCTGAAATAGGCACAGCTGTCGCTATGGTCACTATTACTGATAAAGACGGAGGCAAAAATGGTCTGACACACTGTAAAATTACAGGTTCTGTGCCATTTAAGTTAAAATCTAACTATAAAAACTATTATTCATTGTTGGTTGATGGGCCTCTTGACAGAGAGAGTGTTTCACAGTATAATGTATCAATTACAGCTACAGATGAAGGAACTCCCTCTCTGTCGAGTACAAACGTcattaatattcacatttctGACGTCAATGACAATCCTCCTCGATTTCTGGAACCTGTGATTAATGTTtatgtgaaagaaaacagtccCACTGGAAGTACTATTTATACACTGACTACGTTAGATTCAGATTTGAATGAAAACGCAAAAGCAACTTACCACTTAATCAATAGTTCACCGAAAACCACCCCGATAGCTTCAATGGTTACTGTAAACTCAGAGACTGGAGATATAGTCAGTCTGCAGTCTTTTAACTTCGAGGAGTTAAAAACGTTTCAGTTTAAAGTTCAGGCCACAGACTCTGGTGTTCCTCCGCTCAGCAGCAACGTGACTGTGAACGTTTTAATACTcgatgaaaatgacaataatccAACAATTCTCGCGCCATATTCTGAGCACGGCTCCGTTAACAGTGAGAGCATCCCCTATTCTGCTGAAGCGGGATACTTTGTGGCAAAGATCAGGGCTGTAGACGCAGACTCTGGATACAATGCGCTGCTTTCGTATCACCTGTCTGAGCCCAAAGGAAACAACCTCTTCCGGATCGGAACCAGCACCGGAGAGATCAGGACTAAGAGGAGAATGAGTGACAATGACCTGAAAACTCACCCCTTGGTGGTGTTGGTTTCTGATAACGGAGAACCCTCCCTGTCAGCTACTATGTCTATTGATGTGGTGGTGGTTGAAAGCACAGCTGACATCCAGACTCAGTTCAGACATGTGCCCATAAAGGAGGAGAGCTTCTCTGATTTGAACCTGTATCTGCTGATCGCCATTGTGTCGGTGTCAGTCATCTTTCTGCTCAGTCTCATCAGTTTAATAGCTGTCAAATGCCACAGGACAGACGGCAATTTCAGCAGGTACGGTGCCCCAATGATCACCACCCACCCTGACGGGAGCTGGTCTTACTCCAAATCTACTCAGCAGTATGACGTGTGTTTCAGCTCAGACACGCTCAAGAGTGACGTAGTGGTTTTCCCCGCCCCGTTTCCGCCTGTAGATGGGGAACTGATCAGTATTAATGGAGGAGACACTTTTACCAGAACTCAGACTTTACCCAACAAAGAGAAGGTAAGCCACGCATAA
- the LOC141013497 gene encoding protocadherin alpha-2-like has translation MGNEGYAWIRIVALLCLCDWSASQLSYSISEEVNKGTVVGNIAKDLNLNVQDLETRDLRIVSSYSKKYFDVNLRTGNLFVDERIDREELCPNTAQCSIRIQAVLSNPMNVHRIEVSVLDINDNSPKFIEQLHSLNISESMSPGERYLLPIAEDADIGSNSVKSYKLSQNEYFSLDVQSGGEHGVSAELVLQKALDREKQSVITLILTAVDGGKPARSGTLQIKVNILDVNDNTPIFSKSLYKARVSENTAHGTVVIKLNATDLDEGMNSKILYSFIKRGNIDPSNTFDLNPETGEITVKGTLDYEETPAYEVRVQARDQGNFPRSAHAKLLIEIIDVNDNAPEISVTSLMTPVKEDAELGTIVALVTVSDKDGGNNGVTNCKVVGSVPFKLKSNYKNDYSLVVDGPLDRENTSLYNVTITATDEGSPPLSSIRVIPIHVSDVNDNAPRFMEPVINVYVKENSPTGSVINTVTAFDPDLDSNAKLTYKLLDSSTKNIPISSMVNINSETGDIVSLQAFNFEELKTFQFKVQATDSGVPPLSSNVTVNVLILDENDNNPTILAPYSEHGSVNSESIPYSAEAGYFVAKIRAVDADSGYNALLSYHLSEPKGNNLFRIGTSTGEIRTKRRMSDNDLKTHPLVVLVSDNGEPSLSATVSIDVVVVESTADIQTQFRHVPIKEESFSDLNLYLLIAIVSVSAIFLLSLISLIAVKCHRTDGNFSRYGAPMITTHPDGSWSYSKSTQQYDVCFSSDTLKSDVVVFPAPFPPVDAELISINGGDTYTRTQTLPNKEKVGYSPMLS, from the coding sequence ATGGGGAACGAGGGATACGCCTGGATTCGTATTGTTGCACTGCTGTGTCTTTGTGACTGGTCTGCTTCGCAGTTATCCTACTCCATTTCAGAGGAGGTGAACAAAGGCACCGTGGTGGGAAATATCGCAAAggatttgaatttgaatgtaCAAGACCTTGAAACCAGGGACCTACGTATTGTTTCGAGTTACAGTAAGAAATATTTTGACGTGAATTTGCGGACCGGGAACCTCTTTGTTGACGAAAGGATAGACAGAGAGGAGCTTTGTCCGAACACAGCACAATGCTCCATAAGAATACAGGCCGTTTTAAGCAATCCAATGAATGTACACCGCATTGAGGTCAGTGTGTTAGATATAAATGATAACTCGCCAAAATTCATTGAACAGTTGCATTCGTTAAACATCTCCGAATCAATGTCACCCGGAGAACGATATCTTCTCCCAATAGCAGAAGACGCAGACATAGGCAGCAACTCGGTGAAAAGCTACAAGCTGAgccaaaatgaatatttctcgCTTGATGTGCAGAGCGGTGGTGAACACGGTGTGTCTGCTGAGTTAGTGCTGCAGAAAGCTTTAGATCGAGAGAAACAGTCGGTGATTACACTTATTCTGACGGCTGTAGATGGAGGTAAACCAGCTCGATCGGGTACATTGCAAATTAAGGTTAATATATTAGATGTCAATGATAATACACCGATTTTTAGCAAATCTCTTTATAAAGCACGAGTAAGTGAAAATACCGCACACGGAACAGTGGTAATAAAGTTAAATGCAACAGATTTAGACGAGGGAATGAACAGCAAGATCCTGTATTCGTTTATCAAACGAGGAAATATTGATCCATCAAATACTTTTGATCTAAATCCAGAAACAGGAGAGATCACTGTGAAGGGAACATTAGATTATGAAGAGACGCCTGCTTATGAAGTCAGAGTTCAAGCAAGGGATCAAGGCAATTTTCCTCGCAGTGCACATGCTAAACTGCTGATAGAGATAATTGATGTGAATGACAATGCCCCAGAAATATCTGTGACGTCACTTATGACTCCAGTAAAAGAAGATGCAGAACTGGGGACAATCGTTGCTTTGGTGACAGTGAGTGATAAAGATGGAGGAAACAATGGAGTAACTAACTGTAAGGTAGTTGGCTCTGTTCCCTTTAAACTCAAGTCCAACTACAAAAATGACTATTCATTAGTAGTAGATGGACCACTGGACAGAGAAAACACTTCTCTTTACAATGTCACCATCACAGCCACAGATGAAGGAAGTCCTCCTCTGTCCAGTATCAGAGTCATCCCTATTCACGTTTCTGATGTCAATGATAATGCACCTCGATTTATGGAGCCTGTGATTAATGTTtatgtgaaagaaaacagtccAACAGGCTCCGTTATTAACACAGTGACTGCCTTTGATCCTGATTTGGACAGTAATGCAAAACTGACTTATAAATTGTTGGATAGTTCTACAAAAAATATTCCTATTTCATCTATGGTGAACATCAACTCAGAGACTGGAGATATAGTCAGTCTTCAGGCCTTTAACTTCGAGGAGTTAAAAACGTTTCAGTTTAAAGTTCAGGCCACAGACTCTGGTGTTCCTCCGCTCAGCAGCAACGTGACTGTGAACGTTTTAATACTcgatgaaaatgacaataatccAACAATTCTCGCGCCCTATTCTGAGCACGGCTCCGTTAACAGTGAGAGCATCCCCTATTCTGCTGAAGCGGGATACTTTGTGGCAAAGATCAGGGCTGTAGACGCAGACTCTGGATACAATGCGCTGCTTTCGTATCACCTGTCTGAGCCCAAAGGAAACAACCTCTTCCGGATCGGAACCAGCACCGGAGAGATCAGGACTAAGAGGAGAATGAGTGACAATGACCTGAAAACTCACCCCTTGGTGGTGTTGGTTTCTGATAACGGAGAACCCTCCCTGTCAGCTACTGTGTCTATTGATGTGGTGGTGGTTGAAAGCACAGCTGACATCCAGACTCAGTTCAGACATGTGCCCATAAAGGAGGAGAGCTTCTCTGATTTGAACCTGTATCTGCTGATCGCCATTGTGTCGGTGTCAGCCATCTTTCTGCTCAGTCTCATCAGTTTAATAGCTGTCAAATGCCACAGGACAGACGGCAATTTCAGCAGGTACGGTGCCCCAATGATCACCACCCACCCTGACGGGAGCTGGTCTTACTCCAAATCTACTCAGCAGTATGACGTGTGTTTCAGCTCAGACACACTGAAGAGTGACGTAGTGGTTTTCCCCGCACCGTTTCCACCTGTAGATGCAGAACTGATCAGTATTAATGGAGGCGACACTTATACAAGAACTCAGACTTTACCCAACAAAGAGAAGGTAGGTTATTCACCAATGTTAtcctaa